A region of Granulicella aggregans DNA encodes the following proteins:
- a CDS encoding LbetaH domain-containing protein produces the protein MPRQPLYNAAEHPSLHTSSDPYLRPAFSLSSRIGRASWNIVWLLFYRPSPRPLHAWRSALLRLYGAKMGPNCHFYPASKVWAPWNLVCGEQVTAADGAEIYNPAPVTFGGHAILSQDAFVCGATHDYDDPAFPLIAFAMSIGSYAWVCARASVAPGVNLGDGAVLGLGSVATRDLKSWTVYAGVPAVEIKSRQQPELR, from the coding sequence ATGCCCAGACAACCTCTTTACAACGCGGCTGAGCATCCTTCGCTGCACACATCAAGCGACCCCTACCTCCGGCCAGCGTTCTCTCTTTCCAGCCGGATCGGGCGGGCAAGCTGGAACATCGTATGGCTTCTGTTTTACAGGCCTTCGCCCCGTCCCTTGCACGCATGGCGCTCGGCGCTACTAAGGCTGTACGGCGCAAAGATGGGGCCGAACTGCCACTTTTATCCCGCCTCAAAGGTCTGGGCGCCCTGGAACCTTGTATGTGGCGAGCAGGTGACCGCAGCCGATGGTGCCGAGATCTACAACCCGGCACCCGTAACCTTTGGGGGGCATGCGATCCTCTCGCAGGACGCGTTCGTCTGTGGTGCCACGCATGACTACGACGACCCTGCGTTCCCCCTAATCGCCTTCGCCATGTCGATCGGCTCGTACGCCTGGGTCTGCGCCCGGGCTTCGGTAGCTCCCGGCGTAAATCTCGGCGACGGGGCTGTCCTGGGACTGGGTTCCGTGGCCACGCGAGACCTCAAGTCGTGGACCGTCTACGCCGGCGTCCCCGCAGTTGAGATTAAATCACGCCAGCAGCCCGAACTCAGGTAG
- a CDS encoding UDP-glucose dehydrogenase family protein, whose product MSSSIQIAVVGSGYVGLVAAVCFAEMGHQVICVDNDERKVTALRAGDTLIHEEHLPELLGRYRNERIRFMTDLAEATRESDAIFIAVGTPQSETGDADLSYVEAVACEIARSLNKYTVIVEKSTVPVYTNEWIRRAMERNGVARNLFDVVSNPEFLREGTAVADFLHPDRIVVGADSERAAAILTKIYAPLTEGSYYKTADAIPGMCNETAVPPLLLTSTKSAEIIKHASNAFLALKISFINAVSNLCEATDANVQQVAHGLGLDTRIGPKFLRPGIGYGGSCFPKDVAAFRSVADQLGVDFSLLTEVEKINANQKVRFVRKVRAALWTLRGKKLGVLGLAFKGETDDIRDSPAIELVKMLMGEGCSIVAYDPAAMERTAQVVPSGPQMKYANDAYEAAADTDALLILTDWAEFKNLDLAKLNSSMRYPIMIDGRNMFDPIVMANHNFTYVSIGRPTSYPVRESVPEPATV is encoded by the coding sequence ATGTCATCTTCGATCCAGATTGCGGTCGTCGGTTCAGGATATGTTGGACTGGTCGCCGCCGTGTGCTTCGCCGAGATGGGACACCAGGTTATCTGCGTCGATAACGACGAGCGCAAGGTCACCGCACTTCGCGCAGGCGATACCTTGATTCATGAGGAGCATCTTCCGGAGCTTCTGGGACGTTACCGGAACGAGCGGATCCGCTTCATGACGGACCTGGCTGAAGCTACCCGAGAGAGCGACGCGATCTTCATCGCGGTGGGAACACCGCAGAGCGAGACGGGCGACGCAGATCTCTCCTACGTTGAAGCCGTCGCATGCGAGATTGCGCGATCGTTGAACAAGTACACGGTGATCGTCGAGAAGAGCACAGTGCCCGTGTATACCAACGAGTGGATCCGCCGCGCGATGGAACGGAACGGCGTGGCGCGAAACTTGTTCGATGTGGTGTCGAACCCCGAATTTTTACGCGAAGGAACAGCGGTTGCAGACTTCCTGCACCCGGATCGCATCGTGGTCGGTGCCGACAGCGAGCGGGCCGCTGCGATCCTGACGAAGATCTACGCTCCTTTGACTGAAGGCAGCTACTACAAGACCGCCGATGCGATCCCAGGAATGTGCAATGAGACGGCTGTCCCGCCGCTCTTGCTCACCTCGACTAAGAGCGCCGAGATCATCAAGCACGCTTCGAATGCGTTCCTCGCACTGAAGATCTCGTTCATCAACGCAGTTTCAAACCTCTGTGAGGCGACCGACGCAAACGTACAGCAGGTAGCGCATGGGCTGGGACTCGATACGCGCATCGGACCGAAGTTCCTGCGGCCGGGTATCGGATACGGCGGCTCTTGCTTCCCGAAGGACGTGGCGGCGTTCCGTTCCGTAGCCGACCAGCTTGGCGTGGACTTCAGCCTGCTGACTGAGGTGGAGAAGATCAACGCAAACCAGAAGGTACGTTTCGTGCGCAAGGTTCGAGCAGCGCTTTGGACGCTGCGCGGTAAGAAACTCGGCGTTCTGGGACTAGCGTTCAAGGGCGAGACGGACGATATCCGCGACTCCCCGGCGATTGAGCTGGTGAAGATGCTGATGGGCGAGGGCTGCTCCATCGTGGCTTACGATCCGGCGGCGATGGAGCGCACGGCACAGGTGGTTCCGTCTGGGCCGCAGATGAAGTATGCGAACGATGCTTACGAGGCGGCGGCGGATACGGACGCACTGCTGATCCTGACGGACTGGGCTGAGTTCAAGAATCTTGACCTGGCGAAGCTCAACAGCTCGATGCGCTATCCGATCATGATCGACGGAAGAAACATGTTCGATCCGATCGTCATGGCGAACCATAACTTCACCTACGTCAGCATCGGACGGCCTACCTCCTACCCGGTTCGTGAATCCGTCCCAGAGCCGGCGACTGTATAA
- a CDS encoding polysaccharide biosynthesis/export family protein, translating to MNLLATLLKGSKSMPRLRMLTCSLLAALLLSFATASANAQFSGPGVKSPVPADTGTPTTDAALLHPANRSIYLTPGDLVTVHIFGSLDYTPVVRVSLDETIQLPLIGIVSVKGLTVQQAETLIATKLRTSGMYVDPQVSIQVTESTNGVITVAGEAHAVIPASSERRLLEVLSAAGGLPPNASHTLTIDRPGVDKPLVVDLGNDPMHSREVNIPLYPGDTVVISRVGVVYMLGEFKTPGVIPIQQNSPLTLLQATSVAGGTLYAGKFQDLRIIRTVDSKRTFVQVDVRRVMLGKDPDPILQADDIVYLPTSALKSAVVSGGLNLLISVANLAVISARY from the coding sequence ATGAACCTCCTCGCCACTCTCCTCAAAGGAAGCAAATCGATGCCCCGCCTCCGGATGCTCACCTGTTCGCTGCTTGCGGCCCTGCTTCTATCGTTCGCGACCGCATCGGCCAACGCTCAATTCAGCGGCCCGGGCGTGAAGAGTCCCGTTCCGGCAGACACCGGAACTCCCACGACCGATGCTGCTCTTCTCCATCCGGCAAACCGTTCGATCTACCTGACCCCGGGCGACCTCGTCACCGTACACATCTTCGGTTCGCTGGACTATACACCCGTCGTACGGGTCTCACTGGACGAGACGATACAGTTGCCGCTGATCGGTATCGTCTCCGTGAAGGGACTCACCGTCCAGCAGGCCGAAACCCTCATCGCTACGAAGCTCAGGACCTCCGGGATGTACGTTGATCCGCAGGTGAGCATTCAGGTCACCGAATCCACCAACGGGGTCATCACAGTCGCTGGCGAGGCCCACGCAGTCATTCCCGCCAGCTCCGAACGCCGCCTGCTGGAAGTCCTCTCGGCGGCCGGCGGCCTCCCGCCAAACGCCAGCCACACGCTCACCATAGACCGTCCCGGTGTAGATAAGCCTCTTGTCGTCGATCTTGGGAACGACCCCATGCATAGTCGCGAGGTCAACATCCCCCTCTACCCGGGAGACACCGTCGTCATCTCTCGCGTTGGCGTCGTCTACATGCTCGGCGAATTCAAGACTCCTGGCGTCATTCCGATCCAGCAGAACTCCCCTTTGACCCTTCTGCAAGCGACCTCGGTCGCCGGTGGCACCCTCTATGCGGGCAAATTTCAGGACCTCCGCATCATCCGTACAGTGGATAGCAAACGCACCTTCGTCCAGGTGGATGTCAGGCGCGTGATGCTGGGTAAGGATCCCGACCCGATCCTTCAGGCGGACGACATCGTCTACCTTCCCACCAGCGCCCTCAAATCCGCCGTTGTATCAGGAGGCCTGAATCTCCTCATCAGCGTAGCCAACCTCGCCGTCATCTCCGCCCGCTACTAG
- a CDS encoding glycosyltransferase family 4 protein translates to MLSETQIHRGQTRRIKLAYLVSHPIQYQAPLLRRIAQEPDIDLTVFFGSDFSLRNYADKGFGVTVKWDVPLVEGYRHEFLPTLRDNATVSTFAPISHGILNRLSGRGSGPAFDMLWVHGYASVNALQGIFAAKALGIPVLLRAESTLIDRERSTVKLAGKELFFRTLRRFISGVAPIGKLNSEYWQHYLGPDIPSFTMPYCVDNAYFQARSKEAQPGRAALQQELGIDPSRPVILFASKLQERKRCIDLLEAYLQVIARPGLRPYLVIVGDGEERAALEARAAQSGVDSIRFCGFRNQSELPRFFDLATVFVLPSRHEPWGLIVNEAMNAGRPVILSNDVGCQPDLVTDGVEGFVFSVGNVNSLASALVRLLEDPGCAPRMGLRALKKIQGYDFEADVRGLRAAIASLTRIIPENSRHLS, encoded by the coding sequence ATGCTTAGCGAAACTCAAATCCACCGTGGCCAGACACGCCGAATCAAGCTGGCGTACCTCGTCAGCCACCCGATTCAATACCAGGCTCCACTCCTGCGCCGAATTGCACAGGAACCGGACATCGACCTGACCGTCTTTTTTGGTTCGGATTTCTCCCTGCGCAACTACGCCGACAAGGGGTTTGGCGTCACGGTAAAGTGGGACGTGCCTCTCGTAGAAGGCTACCGGCACGAGTTTCTTCCAACTCTCCGCGACAACGCCACCGTATCCACCTTTGCTCCGATCAGCCACGGCATCCTGAACCGCCTCAGCGGTCGCGGCAGCGGGCCCGCGTTCGACATGCTGTGGGTCCACGGATACGCCAGCGTCAATGCCCTTCAGGGAATCTTCGCGGCGAAGGCCCTGGGCATACCGGTCCTGCTGCGCGCCGAGTCGACCCTTATCGACCGTGAGCGAAGCACCGTCAAGCTCGCCGGAAAAGAGCTCTTCTTCCGGACCCTGCGCCGGTTCATCTCCGGAGTCGCTCCCATCGGCAAATTGAACTCCGAATATTGGCAGCACTACCTCGGCCCGGACATCCCGTCGTTCACGATGCCTTACTGTGTCGACAACGCGTACTTTCAGGCTCGCAGCAAGGAGGCACAACCGGGCCGGGCGGCTCTGCAGCAGGAGCTTGGTATTGATCCCTCGCGACCGGTTATCTTGTTCGCCTCGAAGCTCCAGGAACGCAAGCGCTGCATCGACCTGTTGGAGGCGTATCTCCAGGTGATCGCGCGACCGGGTCTGCGACCATACCTGGTGATCGTGGGCGATGGCGAGGAGCGGGCCGCGCTTGAGGCACGCGCCGCACAGAGCGGTGTCGACAGCATTCGTTTTTGCGGCTTCCGTAACCAGTCGGAGCTTCCACGGTTCTTCGATCTGGCCACAGTCTTCGTCCTGCCATCGCGGCACGAGCCATGGGGCCTCATCGTCAACGAAGCGATGAACGCGGGCCGGCCGGTCATCCTCTCAAATGATGTGGGGTGCCAGCCTGATCTGGTCACAGATGGTGTCGAAGGCTTCGTATTTTCTGTGGGCAACGTCAATTCCCTCGCTTCGGCCCTGGTCCGCTTGCTCGAGGATCCCGGATGTGCTCCGCGCATGGGTCTCCGCGCACTGAAGAAGATCCAGGGGTACGACTTCGAAGCCGACGTCCGTGGTCTGCGCGCTGCCATCGCATCACTCACCCGGATCATTCCTGAAAATTCAAGGCATCTATCTTAG
- a CDS encoding glycosyltransferase has protein sequence MRTLHIIGTLNPASGGPAAAVSMHIEFSRPGHVSEAVTLDDPASPFLKNFAYPVTALGPTPTKFGYNRRLVPWLRENAARFDNVIVHGLWQYCGFATWRAYSGKVPYFVFVHGMLDPYFKRAFPFKHFKKWAYWIAAEYWVLRGAVNVLFTCAEEERLARKSFWLNRWSSVIVPYGSRTPDVDLAQSAADFHGRFPDLQGRRYLLFLGRIDRKKGCDLLIDAFITTAANDPQLDLVMAGPDETRWRPQLEEKLRRAGLSHRVHWTGMLSGTQKWGAFATCEAFILPSHQENFGIAVAEALSCGRPVLLSDKVNIAPEILADHAGFMEADTLQGTTNLFLRWMKLSQAERERMGANALACFHSRFDMKVNVSVFNDLLETAAHLQSNEHLASASG, from the coding sequence ATGCGAACGCTTCACATTATCGGCACGCTCAACCCGGCCTCTGGCGGTCCGGCAGCAGCTGTATCCATGCATATCGAGTTTTCCCGGCCCGGTCACGTGAGCGAGGCGGTCACGCTCGATGACCCTGCATCGCCGTTTCTAAAGAACTTCGCCTACCCGGTAACAGCATTGGGACCCACTCCGACGAAGTTCGGCTACAACCGCCGTCTCGTTCCCTGGTTGCGCGAAAACGCAGCCCGGTTCGACAACGTCATCGTCCACGGGCTCTGGCAATACTGCGGATTTGCGACATGGAGAGCGTACTCGGGAAAGGTTCCGTACTTCGTCTTCGTACACGGCATGCTGGATCCGTACTTCAAGCGAGCGTTCCCCTTCAAACATTTCAAGAAGTGGGCTTACTGGATCGCAGCGGAATACTGGGTTCTTCGCGGTGCCGTGAACGTTCTTTTCACCTGCGCCGAAGAAGAACGGCTGGCTCGTAAGAGCTTCTGGCTGAACCGCTGGTCTTCGGTCATCGTCCCTTACGGTTCGAGAACTCCGGACGTCGATCTAGCGCAGTCCGCCGCAGACTTCCACGGACGATTTCCCGATCTTCAAGGCCGGCGGTATCTCCTGTTTCTCGGTCGCATCGATCGAAAGAAGGGTTGCGACCTGCTGATCGACGCCTTCATCACCACTGCCGCAAATGATCCCCAACTCGATCTCGTCATGGCCGGTCCGGACGAGACCCGCTGGAGGCCTCAACTAGAAGAAAAACTTAGGAGAGCCGGACTCAGTCACCGCGTTCACTGGACCGGAATGCTCAGTGGCACTCAGAAATGGGGCGCGTTTGCTACTTGCGAAGCCTTTATTCTGCCTTCTCACCAGGAGAACTTCGGCATCGCCGTCGCGGAAGCCCTGTCTTGCGGCAGACCGGTTCTGCTCTCGGATAAGGTGAATATTGCACCGGAGATTCTGGCCGACCATGCGGGCTTCATGGAGGCCGATACTCTTCAGGGGACAACCAATCTGTTCCTGCGCTGGATGAAGCTCTCGCAAGCGGAGCGCGAGAGGATGGGAGCCAACGCGCTGGCCTGCTTTCACTCGCGTTTCGATATGAAGGTAAATGTCTCCGTCTTCAACGATCTGCTGGAGACTGCGGCCCATTTACAATCGAACGAGCATCTGGCCTCCGCATCCGGTTAG
- a CDS encoding UDP-glucuronic acid decarboxylase family protein — MQQRVLITGAAGFLGSHLCDALLAEDKLVVGVDNFSTGDAANLAHLKNEARFEFIEQDICTPFDCGRVNYVFNFASPASPVDYARLGIETLLVGSAGTLNTLEIAKRYDAAYLHASTSECYGDPDVHPQVETYWGRVNPIGPRSVYDEAKRFSEAAVMAYNRYHGLDTRLVRIFNTYGPRLQANDGRVISNLLIQALSGKPLTVYGNGSHTRSFCYVSDLIDGIVRLSKSNEVLPVNIGNPVEWTILECAREVLEVTGSKAEIVFKDLPVDDPARRKPDITKAKTLLGWEPKVSLREGLEMSVGYFRECVERAAAKA; from the coding sequence ATGCAACAACGAGTTCTGATTACGGGAGCTGCCGGTTTTCTGGGTTCTCATCTATGCGACGCTCTTCTTGCCGAGGACAAACTTGTCGTCGGTGTCGACAACTTTTCGACCGGAGACGCGGCGAATCTCGCCCACCTGAAGAACGAAGCGCGGTTTGAGTTCATCGAGCAGGACATCTGCACGCCGTTCGACTGCGGGCGCGTGAACTACGTCTTCAACTTCGCATCCCCGGCCAGCCCGGTGGACTACGCGCGACTGGGAATTGAGACGCTGCTGGTGGGGTCAGCGGGAACGCTGAACACGCTGGAAATCGCGAAGCGTTATGACGCGGCATATCTGCACGCGTCGACGTCGGAGTGCTATGGCGACCCTGACGTCCATCCGCAGGTGGAGACGTACTGGGGCAGGGTGAATCCGATCGGGCCGCGTTCGGTGTACGACGAGGCAAAGCGGTTCTCCGAAGCCGCTGTGATGGCCTATAACCGCTATCACGGTCTCGATACGAGGCTGGTACGCATCTTCAACACGTACGGTCCGAGACTCCAGGCAAACGACGGGAGAGTCATCTCCAATCTGTTGATTCAAGCGTTGAGTGGAAAGCCGCTGACAGTCTATGGAAATGGATCGCACACGCGCAGCTTCTGCTATGTGTCGGACCTGATCGACGGGATTGTGCGGCTCTCGAAGTCGAACGAGGTGCTGCCCGTGAATATCGGAAATCCCGTTGAGTGGACGATCCTCGAGTGCGCTCGAGAGGTCCTGGAAGTGACGGGATCGAAGGCGGAGATCGTCTTCAAGGATCTGCCCGTCGACGATCCGGCGCGACGGAAGCCAGACATCACGAAGGCCAAGACCCTGCTGGGTTGGGAGCCGAAGGTGTCGCTGCGCGAGGGGCTGGAGATGTCCGTGGGATACTTTCGCGAGTGCGTCGAACGGGCCGCAGCAAAAGCGTAG
- a CDS encoding GumC family protein, protein MALQIEQPASPREPASFTPVGTGVTTETSLSESIIVLRKRKLIVIAAVVLGLIYGAYRAVTQIRMFDSSAKIEVRNGASQEYKIDPAQALQGDSTSNKMAAEVVILQSDSLMMTVAREMNLCNNPAFLGEKGPVPFSSLDDLATREKTLHRLHSELKIQLVPKTDIIKLNYSSLDRKLSADIVNRVIADYIQRSYETRYLSTQRVSQWLSGQLDDLKHQVESSQEQMLDLQRKLGMLGLDPTKNQNTTTLEDLSVAVAQAKIQRILAESRYRAMTQMDPNSIEDSIDPSKGAAPPALTTLRTSIATAKATLADLEANLGPNHPQVKAQKAQILSLEKEQDKEQARLLAQAKENFVIAKASEDRIDASLDAQKQDAYKMRNDLVEYTLRAREFESNRTLYEGLLQRLRTAGVEAGLESLEIDIVDPAVPAAAPTLKPKSTILITAFIISALAGIMIAFILESLDTGLKSIADVEAVTGLPSLAIIPRYKRGAGEVTDRMSIAQKNLSVLTSPKSQFAEALRSLRTSLLLSHTGKPPKFILFTSATPSEGKTTVSTNTSCILAGGGTRVLLIDADMRRPAVHPRFGLSGKIGLSTLLTGGTTLEETIQNVPEAPTLDIIASGPVPPFPAELLGSQAMRDLLARAGTIYDYVVIDSPPILSVTDGVILARDADAVALVVRHGKSSKHIVRRARDLLIRAGAPITGIVLNAVDLNAPEYQGYYGQSGYHYSGSDSETWEPQSAKSSSSKSSKSDDSDRKA, encoded by the coding sequence ATGGCGTTACAGATAGAGCAGCCTGCCTCACCCAGGGAGCCGGCGAGTTTCACTCCTGTGGGTACAGGTGTTACGACAGAGACCTCACTCTCTGAATCAATCATCGTCCTCAGAAAACGTAAGCTTATCGTCATTGCTGCCGTCGTTCTTGGACTTATCTATGGGGCCTATCGAGCGGTAACCCAGATCCGCATGTTCGATTCCTCGGCTAAGATCGAGGTTCGAAACGGAGCGTCGCAGGAGTACAAGATCGATCCTGCGCAGGCGCTTCAGGGCGATTCGACAAGCAACAAGATGGCCGCCGAGGTCGTCATTTTGCAAAGCGACTCACTGATGATGACAGTCGCTCGTGAGATGAACCTTTGTAATAACCCTGCCTTCCTTGGCGAAAAGGGACCTGTACCTTTCAGTTCGCTCGATGACCTGGCCACCCGTGAGAAGACACTCCATCGCCTTCACTCGGAGTTGAAGATTCAACTCGTCCCCAAGACGGACATCATCAAGCTCAACTACTCCAGTCTTGACCGCAAGCTCTCTGCCGACATAGTCAACCGCGTCATCGCGGACTACATCCAGAGGAGCTATGAGACGCGCTATCTTTCCACGCAGCGTGTCTCGCAGTGGCTTTCGGGTCAGCTCGACGACTTGAAACACCAGGTCGAAAGCTCCCAGGAGCAGATGCTCGATCTTCAGCGCAAGCTCGGCATGCTTGGCCTTGATCCGACCAAGAACCAGAACACGACGACCCTTGAAGATCTCTCCGTTGCCGTCGCTCAGGCCAAGATTCAGCGCATCCTGGCGGAATCACGCTACCGGGCGATGACACAGATGGACCCGAACTCCATCGAAGACTCGATCGATCCGAGTAAGGGGGCGGCACCGCCGGCCCTCACGACGCTTCGCACCTCCATCGCGACCGCCAAAGCCACCCTGGCCGACCTGGAGGCGAATCTTGGACCCAATCACCCACAGGTCAAGGCTCAGAAGGCCCAGATACTCTCGCTGGAAAAAGAGCAGGACAAGGAACAGGCCCGGTTGCTCGCACAGGCGAAGGAGAACTTCGTCATTGCCAAGGCCAGCGAAGACCGTATCGACGCATCGCTCGACGCGCAGAAGCAGGACGCCTACAAGATGCGCAACGATCTGGTCGAGTACACCCTTCGTGCCCGAGAGTTTGAAAGCAATCGCACCTTGTACGAAGGTCTGCTACAGCGCCTTCGTACTGCCGGTGTAGAGGCTGGCCTCGAGTCGTTGGAGATCGACATCGTCGATCCCGCGGTCCCTGCTGCCGCCCCGACACTTAAGCCGAAGTCAACCATCCTGATCACGGCCTTCATTATCAGCGCGCTGGCTGGAATCATGATCGCGTTCATCCTCGAGAGCCTCGACACGGGGCTGAAGAGCATCGCCGACGTCGAAGCCGTCACCGGCCTTCCTTCGCTCGCCATCATTCCCCGGTATAAGCGCGGTGCGGGCGAAGTGACTGACAGAATGTCGATCGCGCAGAAGAATCTCTCGGTGCTCACCTCACCGAAGTCTCAATTTGCCGAGGCTCTCCGCTCGCTCCGAACATCGCTGCTGCTCTCGCATACCGGGAAGCCGCCGAAGTTCATTCTCTTCACCAGCGCAACTCCGTCCGAAGGCAAGACAACCGTCTCCACCAATACCTCCTGCATCCTTGCGGGTGGGGGGACAAGGGTTCTTCTCATCGATGCCGATATGCGGCGGCCAGCCGTGCATCCGCGCTTCGGGCTTAGTGGAAAGATCGGTCTCAGCACGCTGCTGACCGGTGGCACCACGTTGGAAGAGACCATCCAGAATGTGCCCGAGGCCCCCACACTCGACATCATCGCAAGTGGTCCGGTTCCACCTTTCCCCGCGGAACTTCTCGGCTCCCAAGCCATGAGAGATCTTCTGGCTCGCGCGGGAACAATCTACGACTACGTCGTCATCGACTCGCCACCCATTCTGTCCGTGACCGATGGCGTCATCCTGGCGCGCGATGCGGACGCTGTGGCTCTTGTCGTCCGCCACGGAAAATCCAGCAAACACATCGTCCGACGCGCACGCGATCTCCTCATCCGTGCAGGAGCACCGATTACCGGCATCGTGCTCAATGCGGTCGATCTCAACGCTCCCGAATATCAGGGATACTACGGGCAGTCCGGCTATCACTACTCGGGAAGCGACTCCGAGACATGGGAGCCGCAATCCGCAAAGTCGAGCTCGTCGAAGTCGTCCAAATCAGACGACTCAGACAGGAAGGCATAA